CCTGTCATACTTTTTGTAGAGCTTACATTTAGTTTATAAGCTTGTTCTCTGAAAACTGTTTTAATTGCCTGAGATTCGCACAAATCATTTAGCTCTGTAGATGTTCCATGGGCATTTATATAATCAATATCTTCAGGTTTTAATCCAGAGGTATCGAGCGCCTGTTGCATAGCTCGGGCACCACCTTCTCCTTCAGGAGCTGGGGATGTAAAATGATAAGCATCTCCTGATGCACCAAAACCAGCTATTTCACAAATAATATTAGCTCCACGTGCTTTTGCGTACTCATAATCTTCTAAAATAAGTATTCCAGAACCTTCACCCATTATAAAACCACTTCTATCTCTATCGAATGGTCTAGAAGCTTTTTCTGGTTCATCAGAACGATTTGAGCACAATGCTTTCATTTGTCCAAAACCAGCGTAAGCAATTAAACTTAAAGCGGATTCAGCGCCTCCACAAATCATTGCTTTTGCTCTACCAGATTGGATGTACATCATTGCATCACCAATAGAGTGAGCTCCGCTTGAACAAGCTGTTGCAGCACAAATATTTGGACCTTTTGCACCTGTTTCAGAAGAGACCACACCAGCAGCCATATTTCCTATAAAACCCGGAATCGTAAAAGGAGAAACGCGTTTAATTCCTTTTGTTCTTGCGATAAAAGATTGATCTTCTAAATAACCTAGAGCGCCAATTCCAACTCCTATTGAAACACCAATTTGATGATGATTTGTGGCATTAATTTCAAGATTAGCGTTTGCTAATGCCATTTTAGAAGCAGCAACGGCGAGTTGCACAAAACGTTGATTACGTTTAGCTTCTTTCTCATTCATGTATTTAGTTGGATCAAAATTTTTCACTTCACCAGCAATCGTTACGCAATTTTCAGGTGGTTCAAACATGGTTAATTTGCCGATACCACTTTTGCCTGCAATTACGTTTTCCCAGCATTCCTCTAAATTATTGCCGATTGGACATACGATTCCAAGGCCTGTAACAACGACTCGTTTCATTTATCAAACCCTCTCATCAAAACAAAATAAAAGATCAAATGAATAAATACTATCTAGCCCGTATCTTATAAACGTGCTACCTATGCAATTTCTCCAGGCTGTTAATGCTCTGGATCAAAATTTCAACATATACCACACCCTAAGTAATACACGTTGAGTAAGGAACGCAACTATGAATAATCTTAAACAAACAATACTTAACAAAAAAGCTATACTTTGGGATTTTGATGGATGCCTATGTGACTCGGAACGAATTCATTTTTTAGCATATGAAAAGGCATTTATGCAATATAATCATATATTAAATGAGCACGAGTATTATGAAACCTTTACCCATACAGGTGGAGGAGTGTCAAAAGAAATTGAAAAGTATAATATCAAATGCGATCCCGATTTAATCCGCAAAGAAAAAGCAAAATATTATTGGCAACTCATTTCAGACTACCAAGCAAAAATATATCCTGAAATACCTGAAATTTTGTCTATTTTAAATAAAAAAGGGATTATTAATGCAATAGCTAGCAATAGTCCTGCAAATGAAATTAATCTTATTCTTTCACAACATAAAAGCGAAAATCTTCCCATAGATATGATTGTTGGCCTTGAACAAGGAATGCGCAAAAAACCTTTTCCCGATTTATATAATAAAGCAATTTCACAATTAGGAATTGAACCTTCCGAAGCTTTAGTGATTGAAGATTCTGAACGCGGACTTATTGCTGCACATGAAGCAGGCTGTGAATCCGTTTGGGTAAAAACATCTTTAAATATTCGCTTTGAAACAAAAACATCATATATATCAAGACTTACTCATGCTGAAATTTTAAGTGCATTAAAGTAACGATATGTGGATGGATAATTGGGTATTAAATTTACCAAAAAAATATTGGCCAAAATACAAATCTCAAGATTTGAATGAAAATTCTTTTTTATTTCGATTTTTTGAAACAAAACGAAATGTTGTTGTTTTATCAAGCTCCAATAAACCAGATATTGAAGCCAATGTTCTTGAATGTGAAAAAAATAACGTTCCTATTTTGAGAAGAAAAGGTGGTGGGGGAACTGTTGTTTTAGGTGAAGGATGTCTCATTTTAACTTTTGCATTTTATGCAAAAGATGTTTTTGGAAACAATAAATACTTTCAAATGATCAACCAACTTTGGATTAATGCCTTAAAAGAAGCTGGTTGTCCCGAACTTTCGCAAAATGGAATAAGTGATATAAGTTTTTTAGATAAAAAAATTGCTGGTACAAGTATTTTTAGAAAAAAACATTTACTCGTCTATCAAGGAAGCTTACTCGTAAATCCTAATATTGAATTTATTTCGCAACTATTAGCTCACCCATCCCGTGAACCCGATTACAGACAAGGCAGAGATCACAATAGTTTTTTAACAACAACACAAAAACTAGGTTGCCCATTAACGGCTAGTGAACTCGCTGATCATTGTCAGGCGTATTTTCAACAACATGTTGCTCAATTTTTTCAAAATGAAATTCTTAACAAATAATTTTTTATTAATTTAAAACAATATTTGCATTTTCTGTTACTAAAACATTATACAGAATATTAGGTATTTCTTCATAATTATCTAAAAATTTAATTAAAGGAATTTTTCCGTTACTTTCTGGTAAAATATCATCTAACTTTTCTATTTCAAAAGTTATAGAATCATCCGAATTAATTTGTTTTAAATATTTAATTACATTTAATTCACAATTTAATAAATAAATATCATCACAAACAAGACTTATTTTAAAATAATTATTGCCTATAAGAATTTGAGCTTTAACAACTTCTATTGATTTTGCTATAATTTCATAAAATGTTAATGTAAATATTTCAATAGGCTCTCCATTATTATTTTTAAAAACGATGGGTCTATATTTTCTTCCTATAATCCCTTCAAAGGAAAACGCCTCATTTTCATTAGCACTAGATAACGCTAAGTCTCCTAATTCGTATCTAATTAACGGTTGCGACAAATTTACAAAATTTGTAATTACAACCTTTCCAATTTGTCCTTTTGGAACTGGTTTATTATTTTCGTCTAATATCTCTACATGATTTAAGTTATTAAATAATTTAAATTTACCAAAATTTTTTCTTACTGCCATATTCATACATTCACTGCAATTATAAAGATTATAAATATCTGAATTGAAATTTTCTTTAATTAATTTTAAATTTTCGTCTGTTAAAACCTCACCAGAAAGATATATTTTTTTAGGATTTATTTTTAATAATCCTTCTTTTTTATATTTAGTAAGAGATATAAAAATGCCAGGATATGCAATTATCATTTCTGGTTTAAATTGATTCAGTTCATTTATAATTTCATTGATAGGATTTTTAATTGATATTTCTTTTTTATTATATACAGAAACAGGGGCATATCTAAACACCAACGAAGCTATTGTTCTTGTTTCTAATACAGCCAACAAGACAACTCTAGTTTTTATTGAAAATAAAGATTTATATGGTTTAGCATTATTAATAAAATTATTGAATATAATTTTTTTTAATTCTCTATTTTCGTACAATACAGGCAATTTAACACCCGATGTGCCAGAAGTATATACACAATTATATTTATTATCTATGAGTTCATGAGTTTGAGACCTAATCAAAGATTCAAATATTTTATTGCTATTTATATCCTTGGAGCAGATAATATCTTTATAATTGTTTATAATATCCGACTTTTTTATCACAGGAAGAGATTCAAAAGTAATTTTTGCTATGTTTTTTTCGTTAATACCATTTTCATTAAATATTTTCTTATAAAATAAAGAATTATGATAAGCATGTTTTGCAATTTTTCTTAATTTATATATTTTTAAAATATTAATTAATTTATATTTTAACTTTATACTAAAAATAGATAAAAAATCAGCAAATTTTATTAATAATAACTCAATCATTGTTTTAATAAAAAGCATAATTTAAAACCTTTCTAAATATAAGATTATAAATCTTTTATATTCTCAATTATTTTCTATTATTTCTCTTATCTTATTTTTGTTTAAAAAAAATAAAGTATTATTTATTAAAAAATATAGGGACATAAAACCCGTCTCATTATAAATTCCATAAAAAAAGATTACATTATAATAATAGTATTTTTTTAATATTTTTGTTTTATGTCAAGCATTTGTCATCATGCATTTACTGAATGAATTTATTTTATTTTACTCAATTTCCGAATGCTGCTCAATTCGAACCAAAAATCGATCTTTTCCTTCATAATCACAGAGAGCAAACCATTCATTTAATGGCAAGTTCCACATAGGATGATTTATTTGAATAACTTTACTCACACTATTACAAATTTTTTGAGGCTGTTTTTCAGCCAATTCCATAGAAAAAATACTATTTTTATTTAATAATTCAAATTGAATAATATTTTGTAAAATATTTTTACCTATTTTTAGCCCATTATCATCACAAACTAATGCAATTTTAGGTTCAAAATCTTTTACACCAACATCAAGCTTCTGCCATTCTTCTTCTGTAACATAGGGTGGGTTAGAAACAATAATATCTGCTTTTTTATATTCTAATGAAAGCATTTTAAATAAATCAATATTTGTTACATCGGCATTTATCCAAGTAACATTTGAAACAGAATTTAATTCTGCATTTTTAATACAAACATCAATTGCATCTTTAGATAAATCAATACCAACTACTTTTGCTTCAGGATATTTTTTTGCTAAAGCTATAGCAAGACAGCCCGATCCTGTGCATAAATCAAAAATAACTTTTGGCTTTTCATTTTTTAATTTATATTTTTGCAAAACAAAATCTAACATGGTTTCTGTTTCTGGCCTTGGTATTAACACACGATTATCTACATATAATTTAATATCATGCCAATATTTTTCATTTAACAAGTAAGATACAGGCTCACCTTTTAAGCGTTTTTTTACAAGCTCTCTAAATAAATTACGTTCTTTTTCTGTTAGAGGTTTATCAATTTCAATATATAATTGAATTTTTGAAAGGTTAAGAACACGACTTAAAAGAAGTTGAGTATCTAAAAGTGGCGTTTCAATACCACTTTCAGAAAATCTTTTTGTGGTCCAATTTAAAATCTCTCTAACTGACCACAATATTTCTTTTTTTTCTTGTCCAATGACTTGCATATTTTATTTGCCTTCAGCTTGTAACTTTAATGCTTCAGCTTGATAAAACTGACGTAACATATTAAGCATTTCCTGAATTTCGCCTTCCATAAATGCGTCAATAGAGTGGATCGTATGATTAATTCTATGATCTGTAACGCGAGATTGAGGAAAGTTATAAGTACGAATTCTTTCGCTCCTATCGCCTCTACCCACTTGTGATTTACGTTCTTCCGAGAATGCTTTCTCTTTTTCAATTTCAGCCGCTTCAAGCAGTTTAGCTTGTAAGATTTTCATTGCTTTAGAACGGTTTTTTATTTGAGAGCGCTCATCTTGACATGCTACTACAATTCCACTTGGAATATGGGTTATACGAACAGCTGAGTCCGTTCTATTGACGTGCTGACCTCCTGCCCCACCAGCTCGGTAGGTGTCTACACGAAGATCATTTTCATTGATTGAAACTTCCACATCATCGGCTTCAGGCAATACAGCTACTGTAATGGTTGAAGTATGAACTCGCCCCTGCGCCTCTGTTTGAGGTACACGTTGAACACGATGAACACCACTTTCATATTTAAGAATGCTGTAAACACCTTCTCCTTCAATCAAAGCAATAACTTCTTTTGTGCCCCCAAGTTCATTTTCATTGAGTGACATGATTTCCATTTTCCATTTTTTACGTTCTGCATAACGAGCATAAGCCCTAAAAAGCTGACCCGCAAATAAGCTGGCTTCATCACCACCAGCTCCAGCACGAATTTCTAGAAAAATATTTTTTCCGTCATTGGGATCTTTGGGAAGCAAATGTATAGCGAGGTCTTTTTCAAGTTCTTCATAACGTGCTTTTAAGCTTTTAAGCTCATCAAAAGCAAGGTCTTTCATTTCCCCTGTGCTTTCTTCCATAAGCTCTTCTGTTGATTTTTTATCTTCTTCTATTTTTTTAAATTCTCTAAACAAACGCACCGTTTCTTCAAGATCAGAGCGCTCTTTGCTTAGTTTGCGAAATTCAGTGTTGTTTGAAATAATTTCGGGGCGAGAAAGAAGGCTTTCGAGCTCAAGAAATCTACGTTCAATTTTAGCAAGCTGTAGCATCATGAGTTTATATTCCAATTGCAAATAAAGTGAAACCGAATAAGAGGCTCTAAAACCCTCTTAACACGCAAAAAGGGAGCATCCAAAGATTGGACATGCCCCCTGTTTATATCTTAAATATAAGATTTTACTTGCTTGTTTGAACTGTCTTAGCCGCATATTTACGGTTGAAGCGCTCAATACGTCCTGCAGTATCTAGAACCTTGTGTTTACCTGTCCAAAATGGATGGCATACGTTGCAAGTTTCGATTTTTAATACATTTTTTGTGCTACGTGTTTCAAATGTATTCCCACAAGCGCAGTGAACTTCGCATGGGCCAAATTTAGGATGAATGCTTTCTCTCATAAAAACCTCAGAGTTATTAATAGCTTACGCTTGTGTGACTTGCGTGAAAAACTTCCTGCCGAGATTCACGGCACCTGAAGATGGCATCTAGTAGCAAATGACGGGATTAGAGTCAACGTCTAAATGCAAGGATTTTAAGAAATCTTTTCCAGGCTATTGACATCACTCCCTTTTTTGTTACCTTAAAAGTGCAGTCTGCTTTAAGTGATTTTTATTATAATTCATCCTAAAAATCTTTGTTTTAAAATTTTTTAATATTAAAAGTTAAGGATGTTCAAATGAGTATGTATTATCAAAATAGAGTCGTCGGTTATTTTTCATCAATTGCTATTGCAAATAATTTTGATGTCGAAATTTTTGTTGGTAAAAGCCAAGGCATAGAAGTAAAAAGTAAAGGCAGTTTTTTATCTAAAATCATTACAGAAGTAAACTCCTTTGGAAAACTTTATATTCATATGGAAGAAGGCTTTAACTGTCCTAACAGAGTACATATTATAATTCACACTCATATATTAAATTCATTATATATTAGAGACAGCGTTCATGCAAGCGTTTTGAATATTAAAGGCGGACATTTTAGTTTTGAAGGTACCGATTCCAGTCAATCAAATTTAATTGGATCTGTAGATAATTTTAAAGTGGTAGCCTTTGGATCTGCAAAATTAAATGCAGTTGAATTAGAAGCTAAAACAGCTTCTGTTTCCTGCAACCATTCTTCACAGGTACGTTTATTTGCACAAGATTCCATTGCTGGTGCAGCTTATGGAAATTGCAATGTGCACTATAAAGGCAATCCTGCAATTCAAGTTTTTAACTCGGGACAATCTTTTATTTCTGCGATTTAAACTTTTTTACTAAATTCATCAACAGCTCGATAAGCCATATCTATAGCTGTATGAGTAAAAGGAATCCACGAAGAATCCGAGTTCGCAATTGTTATGTTACCAACTGGTGCGCGAGCTATTTCGATTATTTTGTTACTTTCATTTAAATTATCGTATAATGAATTAAAAGTATAAGAATAACCGTGCGACCAACGGTTTATTGTTATACCTAATATATCTTTTTTATGATTAAATCCTGCTGCTCCAAACATTCTTTGTAATTGATTTCGGATATCTTTTTCTAATTCAGAAAATGGAGTAGATAATAACTTATAACGACCAATTCTTGATTTACTTCTTGCATCTAAATTAGGATCTATTACTGTTGGTACATGAACCAAATGAACACAAATAGGTTCATTTGGATTTTGTGAATGCTTATAGTTTCCAATATTAACAGGATAATCTAATTTAACTCTTGAGTAAGGCATTTTTGGCACATAAATTTCATGCACACCAAGTTTATAAAATGAATTCCAATTTTTAATAATCACTTTGCTATAGACAATACAAGCTTTAACATTTGCTGAAAGTGATTTTTTTTGTTCTTGTGACATATCACTTAAAATATGAGGAATCATCATATTATAACCTGCCATTACAGTATGCTTTGCCTGTACTTTATGAAGTTTTCCTTTTTTATCTAAGTAACCAATATTAACATTAGAATAAGGATCTGTAACGTTAACAACAGTGCTATTTAATCTTATTTTTACTAAATTATTTGGAATATCTAGCTTTGAATAATCAAATTTAGAAAGCACAATATCTTTCATTGAAATGCCAGGTGCTACTGCTGGGATCATTTTTCTAACTAGAAGTCTTGCAATTGAAGCATTTCCATCAGGAAAATGATAAATATAAGGGTCTTCAAATTCTGCTTTTCCCGGCCCTGCAAGTGGCGGTAAACTAAGACCATCTAAACCAGGTAATCCAAGAGTTCTTGCATCTAAAGCAGAAATGCCTTCAATTCCATTTGCAAAAAAATCATTACTTCTAGATTGAAAATAATGTATAGCTTTTTCACTTAACTTAACATTTTTTATTAAATAATTTTTATAACTTGTTTTTGATAAATATTCGATACATTCTTTAACACTTTTTCCTGGTAAATAATTAATTCTTTTTTCATGTAATGAAATTAGGCTTTCTTTATCCGAATTTGAAAGTGGAAATTCATTTATAAAATCTTTATATTTTTTCCCATTTAAATCATTTGGATCAATATCGTCTGCAACTGCTCTTCCTGGATCTCCAGAAACCATTTTATCTTGACCAAATGTTTCTTTATCAAAAAAAACACCTCTACTTAAACCCATTTTAGGATAAAAGTTTTTATTAAAACATCTACCAAGTTCATCTATATCAATTGAAATATCCTTTAATAAAGACAACGCAACTTTACTATATAAACTTTTTGGTGATTGTAATGATTCTGTTCCACCATATGACAAAATTAGCTTTCCATTAATATTAAATTCATTTCTTTTAGCATGGCCTCCAAAGTCATCATGATTATCTAAAATTAAAATTTTTGATTTTAAGCCAAACTTTAATTGATAAAATCTTGCAGCTGCAAGACCACTAATACCAGCACCAACTACGACGAGATCATATTTTTCTTCCGTTGCTAGGTCTTGAATAGAATATTTAAAACCATCCCTTCCTAATTTATGAGCATTCTCAAACGAACCTGGATGATTTCCTCTTAAACCAGTTAAAGAAGGAGGATAATAAGTCGAATTTTCTGCCGCATTTAAGATATCAATAGGACTTAATCCTGCAACAACACCAATCGAAACTCCATTAAGAAAATCACGTCTTGTAATGCTCATTTGGAATCCTTTCGTTTAAGTTAGCTACTTATATTTAGTAAAATTTATCCATACTGTCAAAATTATTAGCATAATTAAGAATATAGGATTATGGTAAGTTTCATTATTTTTAATTAAATTTAAACATATTATATAAGTTAATTAATTTCTGAATTAGAACAAATATTAAATTTTATATTAATATCTAAAATATTTATTCTACTTTTTTAATGATAATAATTGCAATTATCTTTTTAAAATAAAACATTTATAACTTTATTTTTTAAATATTTTAATTTATAAAAATTATTGCTGCAGTTTTTAAATTAAATTTTAGTCTATTTTCTTAAAGGATGATTTATAAATGAAAAAAATATTTACCAAATGTCTTTTTATTATATTGTTTTTTTATCCGATAGAATTATATGCACAATTTATATTATCAATTTTAAATAAGTCGGATACATATTTGGATATTGTTCATCCAGAAGAAAATGTATTTGTTACAAACTTATTCAGAGGTTCAACTCCCATAATCGAAATAAAAAACACATCTTATTTACTAAGAGACGAATTTTTTAATATTCAAAATGATAATTCATTTTATATTGATCAAAAAAAATATAAAGTAAATATATTTTACTCTTCAAATAACGAATGCTCATGGATTCACACTTTTGGATATATAAAAAAACCACACGGCTTTGGTCTAACCATTTATATAAATGACAAAGAAAGTGGAACAATTTGTGCAAATAAATACAGTATACTTGACTATCAAGTAAATTCTACTTTAGAATTTTACAAGACAAGTGAAAATAAAAAATCACTTAAATTTTCAAATGTAGGCTGGTGGGAAAATAATACAGTATATCCAACAAGCATTGAAATAAATTTAGATTAAAAAAATCATTCATAAAAATTCTTAAATAAATACATTTGAAATTATAAGACTAATCTATATATTAAAATAGTTGTTAAGATTATAATTCATAATATTTATGAAAGGTATTTAAATGATTCAGAAATTATTTTCTATCATCCCAAAAATAATATTTATTCTTTCACCATTAGTTGTTATTCATACAGTAGCAAATGCTTTGAGTAAATCAGATGAAAATTCCATTAATAATGTAATTATTAGTTATATGAAAGGCTGGAATGAGAATAATGCAGATAAATTTTCTGAATCTTTTTCATCTGACGCTGAGTTTGTTAATATCTTTGGCCAAAGATTTATAGGTAAAAAAGCTGTTAGGGACAGACATGAAGTTGTTTTAAACACTTTTTTAAAAAATACTAAACTAGAAGCAACTCAAATAGACTTAAAAGAAATAAAAAGCTCAAATGTAGTAATTGGACATATTAATTGGAAAATTATTGAGCCACATAATAAACAAGACGCTGAAAAAGTAGATTCACAAATTAAATATGGAATTTTTACACAAGTTTTTGTTAAAGAAAATGGCAAATGGCTTATAGTAGCTTCACAAAACACTCTTAAAAAAGACTAAAGTCTAATTAATTTTTTTCTTAGGCATAATTTTAAATACATTGTTTACTTGAATATATTCAATATCAGAATAAAACATAAATTCAAAATTTTGAATAGATACAAATATTTTATTATATGAACTTCCATTACGTAAAGAATTTAAATCTAATTTGCCTTCTAATACATCAGCTGAAACAAATATTACATTTCCAGAAGATAATTGTTTATGATACTCTTCATTTAAAACTACTTTAGGAATATTTGGTAACATTTCTTCTGGTGAAATCATTTTTTCAATAATTTGATCTGAAGAAATTTTACTATCTAATGAAAACACGATTGCATTTTCTACTGACCAAGGCTCAACATATTCTCTACGTAGTTGAGTACAATGCCCCACAGTTCCAATTGACTTTGAAATATCTCTAGCAAGAGATCGAACATAAGTTCCTTTGCCACAAAGTACTCTAAGTGTTATTGATTTAGCTTTTAAATCGAAAGATACAATATTAATTTTTTCAATTTGAATAATTCTTTTTTTTGTTTCGATGGAATCGGGGAGTTTACCAGTAGCCCTCATATATTCATATAAAGGTCTTCCGTTCATTTTCAATGCGCTATAAACAGGAGGAACTTGTTCAATATTACCTATAAATTGGTAAAGATTTTCTTGTATTTTTTCATTAAATTGTTCTGGTACCGCTTCTTCATTTATTACTCTGCCTGAATAATCTAAAGTATCTGTCTCGGTTCCTAATGATATTGTAAATAAATATTGTTTTTTTCCATCCATTATTTCGTCAGATAATCGAGTGGCACCACCAATTAAAACTGGAAGTAATCCAGTGGCAAAGGGATCAAGTGTTCCTAAATGACCGACCTTATCAATATTTAATATTTTTCTCATTGCAGAAACAATCTTGTGGCTATTAATTTCAGCTGCTTTATCAATCAAAACAAGGCCGCACAAATTTTTTTTATTTGTGCCCTTATTCTCTATATTTTTAGTTACATTCATTTGATTACTTATTTATGATTAGAGTTTTTTTCATCTGATGGAAAATCATTGTCATTAGAATTATTTCGACTTTTTTCGTCTTCTCGTAATTCATCACTTACTTTAGAAATGAGAGCTCCCATTTTAACAGAATACTCAATGCTATCATCATAATGAAAAATCACTGCAGGTGTATAACGAACAAGTAAAGCTTTTCCAAGCTCGCGTCTGATATATCCAGATGCTTGTTTTAATCCTTTTTCTGCTTCTTGGCGTTTTTGTTTTTCGCCAAGAACAGAAAAATAGACTTTTGCAATCTGAAGATCGGGAGACATTTTTACTGAATTTAAAGTAATGCCACGCACTCTAGGATCGGATATTTCTCCACGAACAAGCATTAAAGCAATGTGCTCACGAATTTGCTCCGCAAGTTGTAACATACGTTTAGTAGCCATGAAATCCTCTTACCTTAATTTAATGTTGCCGCAATTTCTTCGACAATAAAGGCCTCAAGAATATCACCAACCTTAATATCGTTATAATTTTCAACACCAATACCGCACTCAAAGCCTTGCGCAACTTCTTTCGCATCATCTTTAAAGCGTTTTAGTGAACCAATACGT
The genomic region above belongs to Silvanigrella paludirubra and contains:
- the fabF gene encoding beta-ketoacyl-ACP synthase II; the encoded protein is MKRVVVTGLGIVCPIGNNLEECWENVIAGKSGIGKLTMFEPPENCVTIAGEVKNFDPTKYMNEKEAKRNQRFVQLAVAASKMALANANLEINATNHHQIGVSIGVGIGALGYLEDQSFIARTKGIKRVSPFTIPGFIGNMAAGVVSSETGAKGPNICAATACSSGAHSIGDAMMYIQSGRAKAMICGGAESALSLIAYAGFGQMKALCSNRSDEPEKASRPFDRDRSGFIMGEGSGILILEDYEYAKARGANIICEIAGFGASGDAYHFTSPAPEGEGGARAMQQALDTSGLKPEDIDYINAHGTSTELNDLCESQAIKTVFREQAYKLNVSSTKSMTGHLLGAAGGIEAVFSVMAIKTGIIPPTINLENPGEHCDLNYTPLKAVKKEVNAVLSNSFGFGGTNVSLAFKKFKN
- a CDS encoding HAD family hydrolase — translated: MNNLKQTILNKKAILWDFDGCLCDSERIHFLAYEKAFMQYNHILNEHEYYETFTHTGGGVSKEIEKYNIKCDPDLIRKEKAKYYWQLISDYQAKIYPEIPEILSILNKKGIINAIASNSPANEINLILSQHKSENLPIDMIVGLEQGMRKKPFPDLYNKAISQLGIEPSEALVIEDSERGLIAAHEAGCESVWVKTSLNIRFETKTSYISRLTHAEILSALK
- a CDS encoding lipoate--protein ligase family protein, whose translation is MWMDNWVLNLPKKYWPKYKSQDLNENSFLFRFFETKRNVVVLSSSNKPDIEANVLECEKNNVPILRRKGGGGTVVLGEGCLILTFAFYAKDVFGNNKYFQMINQLWINALKEAGCPELSQNGISDISFLDKKIAGTSIFRKKHLLVYQGSLLVNPNIEFISQLLAHPSREPDYRQGRDHNSFLTTTQKLGCPLTASELADHCQAYFQQHVAQFFQNEILNK
- a CDS encoding AMP-binding protein, which codes for MLFIKTMIELLLIKFADFLSIFSIKLKYKLINILKIYKLRKIAKHAYHNSLFYKKIFNENGINEKNIAKITFESLPVIKKSDIINNYKDIICSKDINSNKIFESLIRSQTHELIDNKYNCVYTSGTSGVKLPVLYENRELKKIIFNNFINNAKPYKSLFSIKTRVVLLAVLETRTIASLVFRYAPVSVYNKKEISIKNPINEIINELNQFKPEMIIAYPGIFISLTKYKKEGLLKINPKKIYLSGEVLTDENLKLIKENFNSDIYNLYNCSECMNMAVRKNFGKFKLFNNLNHVEILDENNKPVPKGQIGKVVITNFVNLSQPLIRYELGDLALSSANENEAFSFEGIIGRKYRPIVFKNNNGEPIEIFTLTFYEIIAKSIEVVKAQILIGNNYFKISLVCDDIYLLNCELNVIKYLKQINSDDSITFEIEKLDDILPESNGKIPLIKFLDNYEEIPNILYNVLVTENANIVLN
- the prmC gene encoding peptide chain release factor N(5)-glutamine methyltransferase, with protein sequence MQVIGQEKKEILWSVREILNWTTKRFSESGIETPLLDTQLLLSRVLNLSKIQLYIEIDKPLTEKERNLFRELVKKRLKGEPVSYLLNEKYWHDIKLYVDNRVLIPRPETETMLDFVLQKYKLKNEKPKVIFDLCTGSGCLAIALAKKYPEAKVVGIDLSKDAIDVCIKNAELNSVSNVTWINADVTNIDLFKMLSLEYKKADIIVSNPPYVTEEEWQKLDVGVKDFEPKIALVCDDNGLKIGKNILQNIIQFELLNKNSIFSMELAEKQPQKICNSVSKVIQINHPMWNLPLNEWFALCDYEGKDRFLVRIEQHSEIE
- the prfA gene encoding peptide chain release factor 1, translated to MMLQLAKIERRFLELESLLSRPEIISNNTEFRKLSKERSDLEETVRLFREFKKIEEDKKSTEELMEESTGEMKDLAFDELKSLKARYEELEKDLAIHLLPKDPNDGKNIFLEIRAGAGGDEASLFAGQLFRAYARYAERKKWKMEIMSLNENELGGTKEVIALIEGEGVYSILKYESGVHRVQRVPQTEAQGRVHTSTITVAVLPEADDVEVSINENDLRVDTYRAGGAGGQHVNRTDSAVRITHIPSGIVVACQDERSQIKNRSKAMKILQAKLLEAAEIEKEKAFSEERKSQVGRGDRSERIRTYNFPQSRVTDHRINHTIHSIDAFMEGEIQEMLNMLRQFYQAEALKLQAEGK
- the rpmE gene encoding 50S ribosomal protein L31; amino-acid sequence: MRESIHPKFGPCEVHCACGNTFETRSTKNVLKIETCNVCHPFWTGKHKVLDTAGRIERFNRKYAAKTVQTSK
- a CDS encoding GIN domain-containing protein, with the translated sequence MSMYYQNRVVGYFSSIAIANNFDVEIFVGKSQGIEVKSKGSFLSKIITEVNSFGKLYIHMEEGFNCPNRVHIIIHTHILNSLYIRDSVHASVLNIKGGHFSFEGTDSSQSNLIGSVDNFKVVAFGSAKLNAVELEAKTASVSCNHSSQVRLFAQDSIAGAAYGNCNVHYKGNPAIQVFNSGQSFISAI
- a CDS encoding NAD(P)-binding protein, which codes for MSITRRDFLNGVSIGVVAGLSPIDILNAAENSTYYPPSLTGLRGNHPGSFENAHKLGRDGFKYSIQDLATEEKYDLVVVGAGISGLAAARFYQLKFGLKSKILILDNHDDFGGHAKRNEFNINGKLILSYGGTESLQSPKSLYSKVALSLLKDISIDIDELGRCFNKNFYPKMGLSRGVFFDKETFGQDKMVSGDPGRAVADDIDPNDLNGKKYKDFINEFPLSNSDKESLISLHEKRINYLPGKSVKECIEYLSKTSYKNYLIKNVKLSEKAIHYFQSRSNDFFANGIEGISALDARTLGLPGLDGLSLPPLAGPGKAEFEDPYIYHFPDGNASIARLLVRKMIPAVAPGISMKDIVLSKFDYSKLDIPNNLVKIRLNSTVVNVTDPYSNVNIGYLDKKGKLHKVQAKHTVMAGYNMMIPHILSDMSQEQKKSLSANVKACIVYSKVIIKNWNSFYKLGVHEIYVPKMPYSRVKLDYPVNIGNYKHSQNPNEPICVHLVHVPTVIDPNLDARSKSRIGRYKLLSTPFSELEKDIRNQLQRMFGAAGFNHKKDILGITINRWSHGYSYTFNSLYDNLNESNKIIEIARAPVGNITIANSDSSWIPFTHTAIDMAYRAVDEFSKKV